The Haloplanus sp. CK5-1 genome contains a region encoding:
- a CDS encoding ATPase domain-containing protein: MSKTESKDQERAATGVPGVDDILDGGYLPESATLVRGEPGSGKSIFSLHFLAAGLDTDETGLYINLGEPEDYIRDTARHFGFAIDAIEFLNLSASGDQFQGEETYTLFESGEVETPSLVESIRAEVKEINPDRVVVDPVTEFRYLTPDEHQFRSQILGLINFLKSEGATVLLTSQAAASMPDDDLQFLVDAVINMQAKPDRRTIHVSKFRGSSVRSGHHTLQITDDGMRVWPRLDPNRHEREHKSTKLSSGVPALDSLLSGGLTTGTITFLSGPTGVGKTRTGLQFMKEAAGRGQRSILYSFEEDHNTLFERAEAVNIPVTEMIDRGTLNVEVIGPEELTVDEFTHHIRSEVEDNDAEIVMIDGTSGFEQSLRGVDEDPMRDLVKIGRYLRNMGVTGLVTNEVHNITGEFRATDQGMSYLADSIVVLRHVEYKGSLRKVIGVLKMRTSQYENQLRELEITEHGLRVGDSLPELRGILTGTPTWNDDGD, encoded by the coding sequence ATGAGCAAAACGGAGAGTAAGGACCAAGAGCGGGCCGCAACCGGTGTTCCGGGCGTGGACGATATTCTTGACGGCGGCTATCTCCCCGAATCCGCCACGCTCGTGCGAGGCGAACCCGGCTCTGGCAAGTCGATCTTCTCGTTACACTTTCTCGCTGCTGGTCTGGATACGGACGAGACCGGGCTGTACATCAACCTTGGCGAACCGGAGGACTACATTCGGGATACTGCCCGGCACTTCGGTTTCGCTATCGATGCCATCGAGTTCCTCAACCTCTCTGCCTCCGGCGACCAGTTTCAGGGTGAGGAGACGTACACCCTGTTCGAGTCCGGTGAAGTCGAAACGCCTTCGCTCGTCGAGAGCATTCGTGCAGAGGTCAAGGAGATCAACCCGGATCGTGTCGTGGTGGATCCAGTCACCGAGTTCCGGTATCTCACCCCCGACGAACACCAGTTCCGATCTCAGATCCTAGGCCTGATCAACTTTCTCAAAAGCGAGGGCGCGACGGTCCTGCTCACGTCACAAGCTGCCGCATCGATGCCCGACGACGATCTGCAGTTTCTCGTCGATGCCGTCATAAACATGCAAGCGAAGCCGGATCGGCGAACGATCCACGTCTCGAAGTTCCGTGGCTCCTCTGTCAGATCCGGTCACCACACGCTCCAGATCACCGACGATGGTATGCGGGTGTGGCCACGACTCGATCCCAACCGCCACGAGCGCGAGCACAAGTCGACCAAACTCTCCTCGGGTGTTCCGGCACTGGACTCACTGTTGTCGGGTGGCCTCACCACTGGAACGATCACGTTTCTGAGCGGGCCGACAGGGGTCGGCAAGACAAGGACTGGCCTCCAGTTCATGAAAGAGGCCGCAGGCCGAGGCCAGCGCTCGATCCTGTACAGCTTCGAAGAAGACCACAACACCCTCTTCGAGCGTGCGGAAGCCGTCAACATCCCTGTGACCGAAATGATCGACCGGGGGACGCTCAACGTAGAGGTGATCGGCCCAGAAGAACTCACCGTCGACGAGTTCACCCACCACATCCGATCGGAAGTCGAAGACAACGACGCCGAGATCGTGATGATCGACGGGACCAGCGGGTTCGAGCAGTCGCTCCGCGGCGTCGACGAAGATCCGATGCGGGACCTCGTCAAGATCGGTCGCTATCTCCGCAACATGGGCGTGACCGGACTGGTGACGAACGAAGTCCACAATATCACCGGTGAGTTCCGCGCGACCGACCAAGGCATGAGCTACCTTGCTGACAGCATCGTCGTCCTACGCCATGTCGAATACAAGGGCTCACTCCGGAAGGTGATCGGCGTCCTCAAGATGCGCACCAGCCAGTACGAAAACCAGCTCCGGGAACTGGAGATCACCGAGCACGGCCTGCGAGTCGGGGACTCGCTTCCCGAACTCCGAGGGATTCTCACCGGCACACCGACCTGGAATGACGATGGAGACTGA